The sequence ATGGCTATTATCGTCTGCCTCGTTACGCCGAGAATCCTAGCGAGTTCCTCTTGGGTGAGGCCTTTTTCTTCCCTCAGCTCACGGAGGCGGTTCTTCATGGTGACCTCACATCCTTTTTCCATAGTATGCCCTCAACGCGAGGTTCCCAAAGGAGATCAGAACCAGCAAACCTGACATGATTGCCGTGCAGAGGGAATCCCTCTCTACTAAAAGGCTGTAGTACCAGGGCAACCACGACCATCAGAAGGACAACCTCCAGAGTCCTCGCGGCGGCGAGCCTGGCTATCTCGTTGCCCCTCTCGTCCACGGGAACTCCAACGTTCCTTACAACTTCCCTCGTGAGCAGGTAGCCAAGGATGCCA is a genomic window of Thermococcus sp. containing:
- a CDS encoding helix-turn-helix transcriptional regulator, whose translation is MKNRLRELREEKGLTQEELARILGVTRQTIIAIERGKYDPSLRLAFKIARFFNRPIEEIFIYEVD
- a CDS encoding DUF2178 domain-containing protein, with the translated sequence MNWTAFTALTAGLLGGILGYLLTREVVRNVGVPVDERGNEIARLAAARTLEVVLLMVVVALVLQPFSREGFPLHGNHVRFAGSDLLWEPRVEGILWKKDVRSP